The following DNA comes from Anopheles arabiensis isolate DONGOLA chromosome 3, AaraD3, whole genome shotgun sequence.
CCTGCTTAGTTATATGCAGACTGGAGAGTGAGTGGAACAAAAGATCTTCTGAACAAAAATGTGGCGTATCTGGGGAGTAACAATTGTCGGTAGCTCAATCAACTGTCTCCCGGTCATCACAAAACGTGTGTTGGAAGGCTTAAACGTCTTGAGAGGTGGAACATTTAATCATCCACAGAAAACAGGGTTATTACAAATATATTGATTAACATTATTAACCATcagtacacaaaaacaaactaggTTAAAGTTCAGTAACCACCTTGTCCATAATCAGCTACCCTCAAATACTATATGGATGTAAATAGCTTCCAAACGTACTACAACAGTGAGCCGTTGTGACAAGAGTTTTGTGATGTTTTTGTGTACAATCTGCGTTGTGTGAAAATGAAGCATCATCACAAAAATCAGCTTACAAAGAGATAGGCTATTCGTTTTGCAGAAGTAGTTGTTTTGATGAAGATTTTGTCTCGATGTTTGACCTGCAAAATAATGCTGATCATTTTTCATTGTACCGTGCTATAGGTCCGTTCGTGGCCTGGAGTCGGTGTCGTTAGGTTGTTTTTGAGCGTTTACGAATTCCAAAcctctttttcttttactttctgAGACTTTCTGACACAGTCATGCAGAGACAACTCGGAAAGCATTCAGCTGAACTGGTACTCGGAATTAATGGGAAAACCAACGTCTCCACAAGATCGACTTGGGCGGTGTGAATAACACCGACTGATAATCGCAATTGATTGATTCGGGTATTTTGCTGATGCTACACGTATAATCTATCATTTGTCGATGGTTTGGTGACGGGTTCCGACCGATACGAGTTTCCGGTTCGACACCAATAAAGATTTATGAACCATCGCTGCTATTTATTATAGCTTATAGTTACCTGTTTTTTCTgtcgttttttgctgcttatAATGAACGATTCAAAGATTTGAGCTTATACGCTTTGCTTTAATAAATATATGTCTTTATATCCTGAATTAGTTACATAGTGTATAGCTTGATTTAACGGTTGAAATAACATCAATAAGATAATTCGATGAGAATGCGCAGTAACTGTTGTTGATCGCTACAACTCTTAATTCTCGTAAGctacatacatttttcattcaatagAAAGACTTGTGTGTCATATATagtaaacaataacaataacaataaacaataaggTGTAATAAGAACAACCTTTACCCATTATGCAGAAAAAGGTCTTGCGGTatggaagcaaaataaaaaggaagcTTTTAAATCAAAAAAGTTTTTTATGTATCAGCCAACAGTATATTTCGCTGAGTTGATAAATATagatttttaaattgttcaatAAGTTTGATGTGGTTGTTGATATATTCGAGCAGCACAATAGTGACAATATTTTACTGGATTCTAGGAATAAAGCTTCATGGTTAATGTGATACAAAAGGTaatataaaatacaaataaatgtgAATTGCAAATACCATGAAGTTTTCGTATACTTTTTTATATTGGAAAGTTTGAATAAttatgaattaaatttaagcatttaaaataatataacttttttttaaacttaatgtaaaaatgaatCATGTTTTCAATTAAGATTATGAATATCTTCTGTCATTAAACGATGCGGTGTAGTAATAAACCTATATCTCAATACCGCTGATAcagattttcgtttttgtaAGTGGATTGATATTGCAACGTGGTGATGAGCACATTCGTTTATTTTACTCAACCGGGATTGCCGTACAAAAGTATGCAAGACCGCATTGCTGTGAAACGATCCATTTGATGGTTGTCTGTAACGAATAAAACTCCCTATAGAAATTAGACTATGGTAAAGCTTACAGCACATTCTCTCAACAATCGCAAATCGTGGATTgccaagaaagaaaaaacgtgGTGGGTAAAACAGTGTTTTGAGCAAGAAAtctggaacacacacacacacacacacacacacacacacacacacacacacacacacacacacacacacacacacacacacacacacacacacacacacacacacacacacacacacacacacacacacacacacacacacacacacacacacacacacacacacacacacacacacacacacacacacacacacacacacacacacacacacacacacacacacacacacacacacacacacacacacacacatgtatatatatatatatatatatatatatatatatatatatatatatatatatatatatatatatatatatatacacacggGCCTACACTACcactatctctctttcttgctccTATACAAAAGTTTAATTTGAACTAATGGGCAACGTTTAGTCGCGTCCATGTTCGAAGCGGTTGTATCAACGGTTGATATTCGCACCATGTGAGACAACTCACTATCTGTGCACAGGGTTAGTGAGGGTGGATAGCTTAGGTAAAAGTGGCACAAAGAAATtagcattttattttcttcaccaATGCTCTATTTAGCAAGATTCGTCCCAACGAGAGTCGTTGGTCGAGGGTAGATGCTGGGATGAACCGTGTTCGGTTAACCGGTAGTTTGTTTAATCTAGCGCTAATTTCTCGATAGTGCTCGAGAGGTGGCGGGAGTGTTGGGTAATTAAACGTTGCTCTCAACGCCCATTATCCACTAACAATCCTTTGGAGAAGAATTGCTTATGCggtatattttttttgagGATTATGATTGGAATAGCGAATATGAAATCTAATTGAATTCCCAGCATGTTGCTGCAATGTAATCGGACCgaatttagatttttttgtattgtataCGCATTTTTCACGATTGAATATGGGTTGAGCAAtttagaaaatgaaaaaaattaaacaattggGTGGCTAATGGTTGGCTTTATTTGaaagtttatttaaaattgtatTGTTATATAATAATCTTGTAATACTAGCACTATTTAGTACATGATCTCTCAAGATCTgcatacaaacaacaaatctTAATAACATTAGAGCAACACCAATCTGGAGTTTAGCACTTCATGAGTACAGAATAAAgtattttattgaacaaatttTTTTGCTCGTGTCTTAAATTATACGTTGTAGGAAAACCTATTTCAACATATAAAGTTGTCTTTGGCTCTTTAGAATGCCTTAAATCAATTTGAAAACTATTATTTATGTTATGGTATGGTTAATTCACTCTGAaaacctcatcatcatcatggctAAGGCGTAGATCTTTTGCATTATCTGAAATAAAGTTACGTATGTAGGCTATAGTAAGGTCCCCAATTTTAAAGAAGTATGACTATGTTATGCTTACAGCAATAAAAAGAACGATATTCAGCGGCGCCATACTGGCAACAGTCATTTCCTTGGCATGTTGGCATTTGTGAAACATGATTAAAAAGTCCTTTTTCTCAGAATGATCCATCAGATACCACAAAGAATCATAGAATGCATGCTCGATCTCTTCATTCTGGAAAATAATggtaaaatatgttaaatCTTATATGGCTGTTGCAACTCGATATCAATAGAAACCTTTATACTGAGGATAGTTCCTAGCAGGCATAGCTCAAACAGTTGAATTACAATAGTGATCGCTAATGCGTACATGGTAAAACTATTGCTGACGTAGCAACCAAACAATGCACCAGTGAGATTGAAAATACTTGAGGCCACCTGAACCCAGTTGTTGAGATAGTAACGCTTGTCAAGATCATCTTCGTACCTGAAACCCAGCAAGCAGAATTATGAATAGTAGAATCAACAAACTCTGTTATTTGTATAGTTACTCCAAAACACGCTGATGTAGCAAAACAATCTCACGTAGCTTTAACTTGACTGACGTACGGTCACGGGAGTTCTGTGCATCCAGCAATAAAGTGTTCATTTCATTGATCTTATTTTTGAGCACATCGGCATATCCTGCAACGCTGGTCACAAAAAGTATCAACACACTCTCAGCAGCTGAAAACCCAGCCAATCCTACAATTAGGAGATAGTACTGAACAACTAGATTCAGTAGGTAGTGTGATGTTATCTCCGGATCGGTGAAAGGCAAAATAATGGTGTACACCAGAAACCGCTCACCCTTCAGGATGTATTGAGCCATGGGAGTAACCATTAATGTTAGGATTGAGATAGAAAATTGTGATGTAATAAGTTTCCTCAGCAAGCAGATACGATTCATTAGCAAGAGAAGAGTTGCATTATTCTTTTCATGGTTCCGATATTCGTAATGGAATAGATCTAAACGGTTGTACATGGCTTCAAAGAACTTGCGATAACGAAGAGCTGTGTAGAACTTTGCAAGACCCTGTTAAGTATAATCAGAAATACAGATATTTGAAGCTGCAAAAATATCCTGATATTTACCTGTATGAAGACACCAAAGATAGCTGCAGATTCCATTAGCTTGTCTAAAATAGGCCAGAAGTACCAAACGGTGTATACCTCACCGATTAGCGAGATTGATAGTCCAAAAAATGCCAGAAAGGTAAGAATGTTCGGTTTATAGTTCGGAGCCATTATATCAAGGCCGACAAATGAAGCGAACCACCGGATTAAGTGAAGGTTGTAAACGTATAAATCGTGCGACAAAGTAAACGTCATGTTGGATTGAGTAATAAACGTAGACTAAGGtattaccattttactctTCTGGGCAACAAGTACGTGTGggtattttttattatcattgaCACAAATGAATTATTTACGAGTATGAGAATGGGAACAATTGTGGttgtatgtatttttatttaatgagATACTTGAGGAGTGTTTAACGAAGGAAAACGAGTTTACTTAAATGCTCTAGTGTCATACCCTTTTTTGCAAGTTTTGTGTAATATCATTAGCAATTTTATGGGCTACTAACACTAGAACTTGGTGATTTTTATGATGAAGAAAAACATCGAACTTTCGAGCATTCGAGGTTTGAACGCAATTTGGTGTTCGAAATCTTTGAAAGTGCTACAAAAAGTATACGAGTGGTATTTGTTTTATCCTTGGTGTTCTTTGGTTttatatgtttaatatgtattgttctttttttaatttactcgtttctctttctctctctctctctctatctctctctctctctctctctctctctcgctaacacacacactctttctcgttctatttttttcttttttgtcttttgtgACGCACGTCCACATAATTCTTTAGGATGTGTAGCAGATTTACTGCTTTGAACAGTAGTTCAAACACAACTTAAAAACACTTTAACCGAATTACAATTAAGAGTTGAACCAACTCAAAAAGCCACATTAACATAATTGTTGCTTACCGAAACCATCCAACTAAAAACACATCCAAATTAACCAACAATCGAATCATGTGAGACAGAAAACGTAACATGCAATAAATGCTTAGCATACACAAATCGTAGAACAGGAAGCGCGAACCAACAACTTATAAAAACATAACGCGGCAGTAATATGAAACGCGCCTCGCAACTCAGAACGGCTGTAAAACGATTGCGCAACAATAACACCAagtgacaaacaaacacccgGACATTGACGTTATATTTTGATGAACGAACCTCAATCCAGGAAGGTTAGCAACCACATTATGAAAGTAGGTTAATATTAGtcgtaaacataaaataagtgTAAAAAGACATTGTGTCATCACTGTTAAAGAATgcgttataaataaagcttatTCGAAACAGTGAGACAGTTCACTAGTTTCATACACGTAGATCACTCGTGTTTAGTGTCTCTCCCCATTAGCAGATGCCGCCGAAGGCTCTGCCCAATTGGTAACCACGTTTGGTTATCAGCTAATCAGTCGGTTGACCGATCAGCATTACCCCTTCTACGGAAGAAGTGCAAGTTTGCACCTTAATCGGTTAATACTCCCGCAGCGTTTTAACGCCGCCTGGAATCCGATCCATCGCGCAAGTAAAGTTCCGTAGTTCCACCCGTCCGTTGATAAGTGTAACTTGACCATCTCTTCCTAACGCAGTGAACGATTAATACAATTCATTCGCAATTAAACCAACTACGGTACGTTCTCGCCTCGATACCCCGCCTCGTTCTGTACTCTTCCTCATCATTCCGCGCATCGACTTACCGTACACGGTTCTGGTAAGCAAAGTGCGCGCCGAACCTACCACAGATGCCTACTCcctgactctctctctctctctctctctctctctctctctctctctctctctcaaaccTTCCCGTAGAAGGCTGTAGATTCAATCAACTTAACtacagcgcctaccacaactatatggacagttgtttttcgcgatttgcggaaaatccataagagatagataaaaacagtgaataTATGAGTCGTGCAGAATACTATTTCACAactttgtatatttttttaaatttttttaaacacattacACGAATTAcgacgaaaaaacaaatttatggtcgtaccataactataaagacacttCGAAAAACAGGTGTTTTGTGCTAActaacgcatttaaaaatcgttcaaaaatataaataacatattctacaaaggttttaaagaaatacatttttgaacgattttttaaaagtggttttataacttattttaaggttttaaaagttttataagagtaattatcaaaatatattttttgcgaATATCaaaaaaattcacaaacaaaatttttttcGCCTCtaatgattgttttaaaaatgcaaaccaaagtatgtaaaaagttttacaaaaattattttgaaattgccATGACAACCTTATCAATTTTGTGAACAACGGTTCAAACCTGatccgatcaaacaaaagcgacacaaaaacctgaacaacgattttttagcagattctaaatatttgctgttgttacatacatagttaaggaatgtaatcctagtccaatatttttttcctcccaccacACACTTCACCATCGATGTTCTCATAGACCGCTATAAAGTCCCGGTAGCCGTCTGCTTGTAAAGTTTAGTCGTGAATTTGTTAGGTAGTTTATGAGCCTCAATAAGGACTGGCTGAATTTGTGATGTGGTATTTACATGTATTAGATAAGTATTTGAAAGCGGATATGATCACCGAATTGATTTCATCTCCAGCCAACATCGAGATGGTTTGGGTAAAGATTAGGATGCAGAGAGTATCTCTATTTATAGGCGGCATTTATATCCCGCCAGGTATGATAGCAAATAACGCATTGTTAAATAGCCTTAGCGATAGTATTGATGCGGTTCAACACCGCCTAAAAAGAAACGATTCAATGTTATTGTTAGGTGATTTCAATATGCCTTCTATTGTTTGGACGCCCATTGAAAACTATTATGTTTCAAGTAATGCACACTCATCAAGCAACGCTGAACATAATGTATTTTGCGACATAATAACAGAGTGTAGTCTCCGTCAAATCTCAGGGATCAAAAACAGTCTGGGACGTCAATTAGATCTAATTTTTGTTAATGAGAGCGCAGTTGATATAAACTCTCAGGTGCTATCGGCTGTAGCACCTTTACTTAGACCAGATGATTATCATCCAGCTTTagaattctctctctctgcaaatATTCAAAAGGCTCCGCGCTCAGTATCGTCAAATATTCGTAGATATAACTTTGAAAAAATGGATTACTCTAAACTTTCAGCTATGCTTTCGAATATTAACTGGTCGTTCTTAGATACagatatttcaattaatgatGCGGTTACTGCTTTTAATGCTAATATTATCTCGGATTTCCCCTCCTGCTGTCCTACCTATAAACCTAACAACTCCCCTGACTGATCTGACTCTATACTCCGCTCCCTCAAAAGAGATCGCAATCGCACACTAGGTAATTATCAAGACATGCGAGATCCTCATCATAAGCGCATATTCAAACACGCCTTCAATGCATATCGCATATATAACAGGGCTTGCTTTAGATCTTACGTCCACCGAATGCAAGCACAGTTTAAAATTCATTCCAAAGCCTTTTGGGGATATGCTGATAAACGCCGTAAATCTAATGATATCCCTTCACATCTGACTCTTGGCAATCTCTCTGCATCCGGTACTGACGGCTGCTGCAACCTTCTAGCtgaacatttttcaagtgTGTATGCTGaatcaatcaaaaccaaagcaTCAATCTCTAATAGCACTCATAACACTCCCACCGATGTAATGAATGAAAGTAATCTAAACTTACACCTTAGCACAGTTTtacaagcaataaaaaatctgaaacaGTCATATAATCCCGGTAAAGATGGCATTCCAGCAGCAGTATATAAGAAATGCAATACTGTGCTCGGTTCTCTCCTATTAAAACTGTATCGTATATCCATTAAATCATGTTCATTCCCGGAGACATGGAAATTAGCTCATATTACTCCTATCCCTAAGAAAGGTAATCGTGCAAACGCTACCAATTATCGTGGAATCAGCATCCTCTGTGCAAGCTCCAAAATATTTGAATCTATAGTCCACTCACATATCCTCTTTATTGCAAGAAACTGCATTATACCTCAGCAACACGGTTTCTTTCCTAAACGTTCTACCTTGACAAACCTTATTTCCTTGACTTCCGTTATCACCTCTAGTTTAGACAGCGGTTCTCAGGTTGATATCATTTATACTGACTTTAAAGCCTTTGACCGTATTCCTCACCCTATCCTTCTTGCGAAGCTATCCAAAATGGGTTTCATTGACTCACACATTCGTTGGCTTGATTCGTTTCTCAGCAATCGCTCTTTTCGTGTTAAACTAAACTCCTGTTTTTGCAAATCCTTTTCATCCAAGTGCCTCACGGTAGCGTGTTGAGTCCTTTATTGTTCGTGTTATTTATTGATGATGTTAACTCAGTCATTCCACacgattgttttctttgttatgCAGATGACCTAAAGATTTTTAAATCTATATCGTCTGTTGGTGACTGCGTATCGCTCCAAAACACCCTCAACCGATTTGCATCATGGTGCTCATCGAACCAGCTAGTTCTATGCCCCGAAAAATGTCATGTCATGTCCTTCAGTCGTTCATGTTGTCCCGTTACGACTGCTTATAACTTCGAGGGTATAGCAATAAATCGTGTACTCTCGGTAAAAGATCTTGGTGTAACTTTCGATAGCAGGTTATCATTCCTCGATCACAATGACGTTACCGTTAATAAGGCTCGTAAAACAATCGGTATGATAAAACGTTTTTCAATCCGCATAACCGAACCTCTGTGTTTAAAAGCGTTATATTGTTCGTTAGTAAGACCGATTTTGGAatactgtgttgttgtttggtgtcccACCTCATTTACATCGATTGACCGCATAGAAAGAGTGCAGAGATCATTTACTCGGTATATTGTCAGCAAAATGCCCGGCTTCACGTCAGATACCCTACCGGACTATGAGCAAAGATGCCAGCTGTTGGGTCTGGACTCATTGGAGAAACGCCGTCAAATTTCCCAAATAATGTTTGTTGCCTCGCTCATATCTAATGCTGTGGATTCACATATCATTCTTTCATCCCTGCATTTCTATGTTCCAATTCGTTCCTTACGCCCTCGTGCTCCTTTATATGTTCCAAATCGACGCACTTCAGTTGGTTTAAATGACCCTTTATTACGTGCTGTGAGATTGTTTAATTCCTGCGCACACCTGTTTGACCATCACTTCTCCTTACCATCCTTCCGATCCATCATCCgagcaaatatttaattagTTTAGTTAataggtatgttgttaagaatTCAATTCAGACAGCagttatgtaaataaaaaataaaaataaaaatagtccccatttcaaatgtttttgGCAATGTCATTCAAAGTAGCACTTTTGTTATGTGTTTCTAATTTCTGTGCATTTTGTTATTCCCACTCTTTTTAagtaaataattacaaaaatccCTTCTGAATCTAATTACATGCAATACGCGTAGcttaaaaatatgtatttagtAGTTAAACcgtaaaataaaacgatatCCGCAGCTTCAAACTGACCGAAAGCTGTTGGACAAATGCAGGTAATGCAAATGACCTTCGTTTAGTTAGACATGTCAAACCAGAGTCAAATCGAGTTTTCTAACACGGATCATGATagaaaatgagcattttttatattttttttcaaacactcGAGTCACATAATTGGCTCTTTATTTGGCCATGTGGACTAAGGTATTACCATTCCACTCTTCAGGGCAACAAGTACGTTCTTGTAGTTTTGGTACTTGCTTACAAGAAGACATGCTAGCTGGTAGTTTTTTGTTAGCTTAGATAGTGATAAATCATGCAAGTACGTGAGAATAGTGACAATTGACATTATTGATTATTGGGATTATTGTTTTAAGCGACGTATCTTCCGGAGTTAATGCATTTATCTAATTGATACGCATACCACTGTGGTGCTGCAAAGTTGCGTATCATAAGAATTGCGTAAGTGCGTATGGTAAGAATTTATCTATTTGTTTTCCTATTTGGAACTGGTTTGTTAAACaatatgaaatatgaaaatgaataaataaatgtaaatttatctttttcttctttgacacAATAACCGTTATCAGTCAAGGCTTGCCTTATCTGTACCAATAGTGGGCCTGGCTTTCATTGACTGTTGTACGATGTGTaaacatagcaggatagtcaaatCTACGTCAATGGAGGCACGGTCCCTTCGGGGATTGAATGAtgtgcatgttgttaagtcgtacgagtacGACTGTACCACCGATGTAATTTACCGATGTAAATTAATGATTCGAGTGAAGGTGTAGGTGATATGTTGTTTATTAGCTATATTTCATGCTAAATATGGCTTTTTGTTTACGAAAataaatggaaatttattctCCGactattaattattatttttctccaTGAATAAATTGTGACATTTAGCAGGGATCGAAATGCAtgtcaaatttttaaattGGTTCAAGTTTACCGGTTCACTTCTGccaaaaaaaattgaactCAATTTTCGGAATGTTTTACCtttttgaaaattaatatCATCGTGACCCATGTATCCCTTGCTATGAAATCACA
Coding sequences within:
- the LOC120905250 gene encoding odorant receptor 67d-like codes for the protein MTFTLSHDLYVYNLHLIRWFASFVGLDIMAPNYKPNILTFLAFFGLSISLIGEVYTVWYFWPILDKLMESAAIFGVFIQGLAKFYTALRYRKFFEAMYNRLDLFHYEYRNHEKNNATLLLLMNRICLLRKLITSQFSISILTLMVTPMAQYILKGERFLVYTIILPFTDPEITSHYLLNLVVQYYLLIVGLAGFSAAESVLILFVTSVAGYADVLKNKINEMNTLLLDAQNSRDRTSVKLKLREIVLLHQRVLEYEDDLDKRYYLNNWVQVASSIFNLTGALFGCYVSNSFTMYALAITIVIQLFELCLLGTILSIKNEEIEHAFYDSLWYLMDHSEKKDFLIMFHKCQHAKEMTVASMAPLNIVLFIAIMQKIYALAMMMMRFSE